A genome region from Salvia splendens isolate huo1 chromosome 19, SspV2, whole genome shotgun sequence includes the following:
- the LOC121780204 gene encoding uncharacterized protein LOC121780204 → MDGTLGNYITFASASNDQGKVVHSVTCDLDFHSPGALGSFVSKGSKRKYSSCNQPIKFKDGSSLVLELGLPSSSCTTICSGKEAEEESSLDLGLSMNLNVGANRLSNLKKVSGGTLNAVKMQRPVIDLQLSLSTETTESDVTSVTQELLPCQNYYESPVLAPTVEQPRDEGSTSARWKNNPFFPPVKCQRAITIPYDQGHGSNNPTTVDLSILPYPMTPPSSIGTISTPVKQRKTSVKTCLFEDCTRGARGASGLCIAHGGGRRCQKAGCQKGAEGKTVFCKAHGGGRRCQHLGCTKSAEGRTDHCIRHGGGRRCSHEDCTRASRGRSGLCIRHGGGKRCKIENCAKSAEGIAGLCISHGGGRRCQYAECTKGAQGSTVFCKAHGGGRRCTYLGCTKGAEGSTPFCKGHGGGKRCTSEGCSKSVHGGTLFCVNHGGGKRCAVPECTKSARGRTNHCVRHGGGKRCKFEGCPKSAQGSTDFCKAHGGGKRCSWGHLGSGLGSHGAVPCDKFARGKSGLCAAHSVQVQEEKTHGDFSLGSATQGPSFSTSTQMNGVFAPGAGISYHGSTGATSIGFGHAQASVPFAVGNIRWDQMSLPEGRVHGGALMAMLGGRTIAATADRIKEGSG, encoded by the coding sequence ATGGATGGAACCCTTGGCAACTATATCACTTTCGCCTCTGCATCAAACGATCAGGGCAAAGTTGTGCACAGCGTTACATGTGATCTGGACTTTCATTCACCTGGGGCATTAGGATCTTTTGTTTCCAAGGGAAGCAAGAGAAAATATAGTTCCTGCAATCAGCCTATTAAATTCAAAGATGGGTCTTCATTGGTTCTTGAGTTGGGACTTCCATCCAGCTCCTGCACTACGATATGCTCGGGAAAGGAGGCAGAAGAGGAGTCTTCTCTGGATCTTGGTTTAAGTATGAACCTGAATGTGGGAGCTAACAGGCTATCGAATCTAAAGAAGGTCTCTGGTGGGACACTAAATGCAGTGAAGATGCAGAGGCCTGTAATTGATCTGCAATTAAGTCTGTCCACTGAAACTACTGAATCTGATGTAACCTCTGTGACCCAAGAATTACTCCCTTGCCAGAATTACTACGAGTCGCCAGTTTTAGCCCCGACAGTTGAACAGCCAAGAGATGAAGGATCAACATCAGCTCGATGGAAAAACAATCCTTTTTTTCCTCCCGTGAAATGTCAGCGAGCGATTACTATTCCTTATGACCAAGGCCATGGCAGTAACAACCCTACTACTGTGGACCTGAGTATCTTGCCGTATCCAATGACCCCCCCAAGTTCTATTGGAACCATTTCTACACCGGTAAAACAACGGAAAACTAGTGTTAAAACTTGCCTGTTTGAAGATTGCACCAGGGGTGCCAGAGGTGCTTCTGGTCTGTGTATTGCCCACGGAGGTGGCCGGAGGTGCCAGAAAGCTGGCTGCCAGAAGGGAGCTGAAGGTAAGACTGTTTTCTGCAAGGCACATGGTGGTGGTCGGCGTTGCCAGCATCTTGGGTGTACTAAAAGTGCAGAAGGTCGTACTGACCATTGCATACGCCATGGTGGTGGTAGGCGGTGCAGTCATGAGGATTGCACTCGGGCATCAAGAGGCAGGTCTGGTCTGTGCATCCGTCATGGAGGTGGGAAAAGATGCAAAATAGAAAATTGCGCTAAAAGTGCCGAGGGTATTGCTGGCCTCTGCATATCTCATGGGGGTGGGCGGCGCTGTCAATACGCCGAATGTACAAAGGGCGCTCAGGGAAGCACAGTGTTCTGCAAAGCTCATGGTGGTGGCAGAAGGTGCACGTATTTGGGATGCACGAAAGGGGCTGAAGGGAGCACTCCGTTTTGTAAAGGCCATGGTGGTGGGAAACGATGCACATCAGAAGGATGCAGCAAGAGTGTTCACGGGGGTACTCTATTTTGCGTTAACCATGGCGGGGGTAAGAGGTGTGCAGTGCCTGAATGTACCAAAAGTGCGAGGGGACGCACAAATCATTGCGTCAGGCATGGTGGCGGTAAAAGGTGCAAGTTTGAAGGATGCCCAAAGAGTGCACAAGGAAGTACAGATTTTTGCAAGGCACACGGTGGAGGAAAAAGATGCTCTTGGGGACATCTGGGCTCAGGTCTCGGCAGTCACGGCGCTGTTCCATGTGATAAGTTTGCAAGGGGAAAGTCTGGCCTCTGTGCTGCCCATAGTGTACAAGTGCAAGAAGAAAAAACACATGGTGACTTTTCATTGGGTTCGGCAACGCAAGGCCCCAGTTTTAGTACATCTACACAGATGAATGGCGTTTTTGCACCTGGAGCTGGAATTTCCTATCACGGAAGCACTGGAGCAACGTCGATAGGTTTCGGACACGCCCAGGCCTCTGTGCCATTTGCAGTTGGAAATATTCGCTGGGATCAGATGTCTCTTCCGGAAGGCAGGGTCCATGGAGGTGCCTTGATGGCAATGCTTGGTGGACGCACAATCGCTGCAACGGCAGATAGGATTAAAGAAGGCAGTGGCTGA